The following coding sequences are from one Bacteroidales bacterium window:
- a CDS encoding MarR family transcriptional regulator, producing the protein MEIKQIILKTLRDSKEPLKCGEVAEKCGQDKEAVDKAIKVLVKENLVTSPKRCYYQAK; encoded by the coding sequence ATGGAAATCAAACAAATCATTCTTAAAACTCTCAGGGATTCGAAAGAGCCCCTTAAATGCGGAGAAGTAGCTGAAAAATGCGGCCAGGATAAAGAAGCTGTTGATAAAGCCATAAAAGTCCTGGTTAAAGAAAATTTGGTTACTTCGCCAAAGCGGTGCTACTACCAGGCTAAATAA
- a CDS encoding DUF1015 family protein, producing the protein MAVIKSFRGLRPPGEIVKDLASRPYDVLDSEEARVEVKGNEYSLLHIIKPEVDLPPETDHYASQVYDKAAENFRKFQDQGWLRDDEAAYLYIYAQTMNGKTQYGLVACASVDDYLKGVIRKHELTRPDKEEDRKKHVRVTNANMEPVFFTYPANPRVDRIISTFVAINAPEYDFISTDGIGHHFWVIRDQKIIGELIGLFAEIPFVYVADGHHRTAAAALVGNEKKEANPNHNGSEEYNYFLAVHFPDNQLTIIDYNRVVKDLNGLSKEALLGKLKKGFEVEEKGHEIYRPGLLHNFSMYHDGKWYSLTAKPGTYNDHDPIGVLDVTILSKLVLDEILGIKDLRRDKRIDFIGGIRGLGELKRRVDSGEMAVAFALYPVSMKQLIDIADSGNIMPPKTSWFEPKLRSGLVVHKLD; encoded by the coding sequence ATGGCAGTCATTAAATCTTTCCGGGGACTCAGACCCCCTGGGGAAATAGTTAAAGATTTAGCTTCCAGGCCATATGATGTACTGGATTCCGAGGAAGCAAGAGTGGAAGTTAAGGGAAACGAATATTCCCTTCTTCATATTATCAAACCCGAAGTAGACCTTCCGCCTGAAACAGACCACTATGCTTCACAAGTTTATGATAAGGCTGCTGAGAATTTCAGAAAATTCCAGGATCAGGGCTGGCTAAGAGATGATGAAGCTGCATATCTTTATATCTACGCCCAGACTATGAATGGCAAAACCCAATATGGCCTGGTAGCCTGCGCTTCCGTTGATGATTACCTTAAAGGCGTGATCCGGAAGCATGAGCTGACCCGGCCGGATAAAGAAGAAGACAGAAAAAAACATGTCAGGGTAACCAATGCTAACATGGAACCGGTCTTTTTTACCTACCCTGCAAATCCTCGGGTTGACCGGATTATTTCAACTTTTGTGGCAATAAATGCACCTGAATATGATTTTATTTCGACCGATGGAATAGGACACCATTTTTGGGTGATCAGGGACCAGAAGATCATCGGAGAACTAATCGGGCTTTTTGCCGAAATCCCATTTGTTTACGTGGCCGATGGCCATCACCGGACTGCCGCTGCAGCGCTGGTCGGAAATGAAAAGAAAGAAGCCAATCCAAACCATAATGGCTCTGAAGAGTATAATTACTTCCTTGCCGTCCATTTCCCGGATAATCAGCTTACAATCATCGATTATAACCGTGTAGTCAAAGACTTGAATGGTCTGAGTAAAGAAGCCTTGTTAGGAAAATTAAAAAAGGGCTTTGAGGTTGAAGAGAAAGGCCATGAAATATACAGACCCGGACTTTTGCATAATTTCAGCATGTATCATGATGGAAAATGGTACTCACTGACGGCAAAACCCGGAACCTATAATGACCATGATCCGATCGGTGTGCTTGATGTAACCATCCTTTCCAAACTTGTACTTGATGAGATTCTGGGGATTAAAGACCTGAGACGGGATAAAAGAATTGATTTTATTGGCGGGATCCGTGGATTGGGTGAGTTGAAAAGACGTGTCGACAGTGGAGAAATGGCCGTTGCTTTTGCGTTATACCCGGTTTCGATGAAGCAGCTCATTGATATTGCAGACAGCGGGAATATCATGCCGCCTAAAACCTCCTGGTTTGAACCTAAACTTAGAAGCGGACTTGTTGTTCACAAATTGGATTAA
- a CDS encoding galactokinase, producing the protein MENKQLISQFLQIYGVSEEDVHFYFAPGRVNLIGEHTDYNNGFVLPCALSFGTYLSVRKTDEPYLEFQSQGFSYTLKLPLRDKYEKSGQEWINYPLGVIEMFSQKGNKTGGLQFYYAGNIPPAAGLSSSASIEMVTAFALNDLYGWGYNVMDLIHLCRKAENEFIGVNCGIMDQFAVGQGKMNHAIFLNCGTLAFQHVPLNLPGYRLVITNTNKKRGLKDSKYNERVAECRKAVDYLSESLSINSLGEVGYQQFMEQNQLIRDEVVLKRARHIVTENQRVLEAVKALMNRDFQYFGQLMVQSHKSLRDDYEVTGFELDSLVEISLNQKGVLGARMTGAGFGGCTVAFVKEENLEEFISGVSKAYKEKTGLEAQFYLPEVGDGVKRIET; encoded by the coding sequence ATGGAAAATAAACAACTGATATCCCAATTCCTGCAAATCTACGGCGTAAGTGAAGAAGATGTTCATTTTTATTTTGCCCCCGGCCGGGTAAACCTTATCGGTGAACATACCGACTACAATAATGGTTTTGTACTGCCTTGCGCTTTAAGTTTCGGGACTTATTTAAGCGTCAGGAAAACGGATGAACCTTATCTTGAATTTCAAAGCCAGGGATTTAGTTATACCCTGAAGTTGCCACTCAGGGATAAATACGAAAAATCCGGCCAGGAATGGATCAATTATCCATTAGGAGTCATCGAAATGTTTTCTCAGAAAGGGAATAAAACCGGAGGGCTTCAATTTTATTACGCCGGCAATATTCCACCGGCAGCAGGATTATCTTCGTCTGCATCCATTGAAATGGTTACCGCCTTCGCGTTAAATGATTTATATGGTTGGGGATATAATGTCATGGATCTCATTCATTTGTGCAGGAAGGCCGAGAATGAATTTATCGGGGTCAATTGCGGCATTATGGATCAGTTCGCGGTAGGGCAGGGGAAAATGAATCATGCTATTTTCCTGAACTGCGGAACACTTGCCTTCCAGCATGTACCGCTGAATTTACCAGGATACCGTTTAGTGATCACCAATACTAATAAAAAACGGGGACTGAAAGATTCAAAATATAATGAAAGAGTTGCCGAGTGCAGGAAAGCTGTGGATTACCTCTCAGAATCCCTCAGTATTAATTCTCTCGGTGAAGTAGGATACCAACAATTTATGGAACAAAATCAACTGATCAGGGATGAAGTAGTGCTGAAAAGGGCCAGGCACATCGTTACGGAAAACCAGCGTGTCCTGGAAGCTGTTAAAGCCCTGATGAATAGGGATTTTCAATATTTTGGACAACTGATGGTGCAATCACACAAATCCCTTCGCGATGACTATGAAGTGACGGGTTTTGAACTTGATTCCCTGGTCGAAATCTCTTTGAATCAAAAAGGAGTTTTAGGAGCAAGAATGACCGGTGCAGGATTCGGGGGATGCACTGTAGCCTTCGTTAAAGAAGAAAATCTTGAAGAATTTATTTCCGGAGTTTCAAAAGCCTATAAAGAAAAAACCGGCCTGGAAGCTCAGTTTTACCTGCCGGAGGTCGGAGATGGAGTGAAGAGGATTGAAACTTAA
- a CDS encoding YggS family pyridoxal phosphate-dependent enzyme, producing the protein MSIRINLTQLHREIPSNVKIVAVSKTMPVEIILEAYNAGHRLFGENKSQELITKQPFLPPDIRWHFIGHLQSNKVKYIAPFVEMIESVDSLKLLQEINKQAEKHGRLIRCLLQFHIATEETKFGLDLQEAELLLKSREYAEMKNISLNGVMGMASFTDDTALIRWEFRSLKTALIHLKNSFFKESPEFCEISMGMTGDYKIAIEEGSTIVRIGTGIFGKV; encoded by the coding sequence ATGTCTATCCGTATTAATCTGACGCAGTTACACAGGGAAATTCCGTCCAATGTCAAAATTGTGGCAGTTTCTAAAACCATGCCGGTCGAGATAATATTGGAAGCCTATAACGCAGGTCATCGACTTTTTGGTGAAAACAAATCACAGGAACTGATCACGAAACAACCATTTCTTCCGCCAGATATACGGTGGCATTTTATCGGGCATCTTCAGAGCAACAAAGTAAAGTATATTGCCCCATTTGTCGAAATGATCGAATCGGTTGATTCCCTGAAACTATTGCAGGAAATCAATAAACAAGCTGAAAAGCATGGCCGCCTGATCAGGTGCCTGCTTCAATTTCATATTGCCACCGAAGAAACCAAATTCGGTCTTGACCTGCAAGAAGCCGAATTGCTGCTGAAAAGCCGGGAGTATGCTGAGATGAAGAATATCAGCCTGAACGGGGTAATGGGCATGGCCTCCTTTACGGATGATACAGCGCTGATCCGGTGGGAATTCCGCAGTCTGAAGACTGCGTTAATTCACTTGAAAAACTCGTTTTTCAAGGAAAGTCCGGAATTTTGTGAAATCAGCATGGGCATGACTGGTGATTACAAGATTGCGATTGAGGAAGGCAGCACCATCGTCCGGATTGGAACAGGAATTTTTGGGAAGGTTTAA
- a CDS encoding sulfatase-like hydrolase/transferase: MKRLFFSLIRQYLFWMIFFFLLRAVFLIYHINLLKLEDITTGEALLSFWHGLKLDTATAAYILIIPSLFLLIQGLFKARWLNTVNKVYTFILILVWSLITAVELGSFAEWKCKLSTSAFAHVKHISEAYYSISAEQFFSLLFFLVVMTGSSFILYSKVFYMKILERSRLIYSSVVFFIVAVPLLFVLLRGGINDIAISQSSAHYSHHSILNWAAVNSGYQFAVNVMETSRYKKSNAYQFYDLKDARKTVEDILRTEKDTTISILNSSRPNIVILLMESWTADIIESLGARPGITPEFAKLEKEGLLFTRFYSTGNRSHEAAATIFGGHPALPYTTFTANPEKFRKMPSMVKTLNAAGYNTSFYFGGQLDYGNMRAYLLFNQFEKMFEEADIDPSIPRGRLGVHDEYLYRIHIDEMKDAKEPFFSVVFTLSSHSPYDFPMDPVLDWAGPENPFINSAYYADKCLGEYFEMARKQPWFDNTLFIIIADHGHNSYMNWRYESYEYHRIPLFFYGNVLKDEFRGVKSDRISDNSCLTKTILKQLNLPADEFNWGDNLFNPYAPEYAYIVLNDGYTWKSPEGEIVYSMNWNHYYKKDFPEGTTPEKEEAFIRKGESYVQVLFQDFLDL; this comes from the coding sequence TTGAAACGACTCTTTTTCTCGCTAATCCGCCAATACCTGTTCTGGATGATTTTTTTCTTCCTTCTCAGAGCTGTTTTCCTCATCTATCATATTAATTTACTGAAGCTTGAAGATATAACAACAGGGGAGGCCCTACTTTCTTTCTGGCATGGCCTGAAACTCGACACTGCCACAGCAGCCTATATCCTGATCATTCCATCTTTATTTCTGTTGATCCAGGGATTATTTAAGGCACGATGGCTAAATACGGTTAACAAAGTATACACGTTTATATTGATACTGGTTTGGTCGCTCATTACAGCAGTTGAGCTGGGTTCATTTGCAGAATGGAAATGCAAATTGTCGACCAGTGCCTTCGCCCATGTGAAGCATATATCAGAAGCGTATTATTCCATTTCTGCCGAGCAGTTCTTCAGTTTGTTATTCTTCCTGGTAGTAATGACAGGTAGTTCTTTCATCCTGTATTCCAAAGTGTTTTATATGAAAATCTTGGAAAGGTCACGGTTGATCTATTCCTCTGTTGTCTTCTTCATCGTCGCAGTTCCATTGCTTTTCGTCCTGCTAAGGGGTGGCATAAATGATATAGCTATTTCGCAAAGCTCTGCGCATTATTCTCATCACAGCATACTGAACTGGGCTGCGGTTAATTCAGGTTATCAGTTTGCGGTCAATGTAATGGAGACCAGCAGGTATAAAAAGTCGAATGCTTACCAATTCTATGACCTTAAAGATGCCAGGAAAACGGTGGAAGATATTTTGCGCACTGAAAAGGATACGACAATAAGCATCCTTAACAGTAGCAGACCTAACATCGTAATCCTGTTAATGGAGAGCTGGACCGCTGACATCATCGAATCATTAGGGGCCAGGCCCGGCATTACTCCGGAATTCGCCAAATTGGAGAAGGAAGGATTATTGTTTACACGGTTTTACAGCACCGGGAACAGGTCGCACGAAGCTGCCGCTACCATATTCGGCGGACATCCTGCATTGCCCTATACGACATTCACTGCTAATCCCGAAAAATTCAGAAAAATGCCAAGCATGGTCAAAACCCTGAATGCTGCGGGATACAACACTTCTTTTTATTTCGGCGGCCAGCTTGATTACGGGAACATGCGGGCTTATTTACTATTTAACCAGTTTGAAAAGATGTTTGAAGAAGCCGACATTGATCCTTCCATTCCAAGAGGGCGCCTTGGGGTACATGATGAATACCTTTACCGGATTCATATCGATGAAATGAAAGACGCAAAGGAACCCTTCTTCAGCGTCGTATTCACATTAAGTTCACACTCACCTTATGATTTCCCGATGGATCCTGTGCTCGACTGGGCAGGGCCTGAAAATCCATTTATAAACTCAGCTTATTATGCCGATAAATGTCTCGGTGAATATTTTGAAATGGCCCGCAAACAGCCATGGTTCGATAATACTCTGTTCATTATTATCGCTGACCATGGCCATAATTCATACATGAACTGGCGCTATGAAAGCTATGAGTACCATCGCATCCCATTGTTTTTTTACGGAAACGTGTTAAAAGATGAATTCAGGGGGGTGAAATCCGATAGGATCTCCGACAACAGTTGCCTGACAAAAACCATTCTGAAGCAGCTAAACCTTCCGGCAGATGAATTCAACTGGGGGGACAACCTTTTCAATCCCTATGCACCGGAGTACGCTTATATCGTGCTAAATGACGGCTATACCTGGAAATCCCCCGAAGGGGAAATTGTTTACAGCATGAATTGGAATCATTACTATAAAAAAGACTTCCCTGAAGGGACAACTCCTGAAAAGGAAGAAGCATTTATACGTAAAGGAGAATCCTACGTGCAGGTTTTGTTCCAGGATTTTCTGGACCTTTAA